Proteins from a genomic interval of Watersipora subatra chromosome 10, tzWatSuba1.1, whole genome shotgun sequence:
- the LOC137405579 gene encoding uncharacterized protein isoform X2: MSEVTTEQTWGGLSAVELGCLIGGIALAIVVFIIVLTIIYVVATRSNNRKPSKNDDDNEKMVNMQTSRIVGGQSMQQVIVKSQPNGNMDKYTSPNDKLQTMDLETNTVRYDTDSQPLMVEAIDISKTTDEHEDADSGTGDSPTRTAVVIHSDGEDKDERESHSDEDAPEQEVVHHMGEDNSAYSSDEEQVPHYPMPPPPPVTDPPPPTPGIPGIPVTDLDDGETVIVPPPPPPPEDIYAEINRNRGSEKGNSTTTAAISPKQSFYRDAAEIQIIEREKF, encoded by the exons ATGTCTGAAGTAACAACAGAACAGACATGGGGAGGCTTATCCGCTGTTG AGCTGGGATGTCTAATCGGAGGAATAGCTCTCGCCATTGTGGTATTTATTATAGTGCTAACCATAATCTACGTAGTTGCAACTAG GTCTAACAACCGCAAACCAAGCAAAAATGATGATGACAATGAAAAGATGGTGAACATGCAGACTTCAAGAATTGTTGGAGGACAATCAATGCAGCAGGTGATTGTAAAGAGTCAACCAAATGGTAACATGGATAAGTACACCAGCCCAAATGACAAGCTTCAAACAATGGATTTGGAAACTAACACAGTTCGATATGATACGG ATTCTCAACCTCTGATGGTCGAGGCTATAGACATTAGCAAAACAACGGATGAGCATGAAG ATGCTGATAGTGGTACTGGGGATTCGCCAACGAGAACAGCTGTGGTTATCCACAGTGATGGTGAAGACAAGGATGAGCGAGAGAGCCACTCTGATGAAGACGCACCTGAACAAGAAGTTGTGCACCACATGGGAGAAGACAATTCCGCATATTCATCTGATGAG GAACAAGTACCACACTATCCTATGCCACCTCCACCGCCTGTCACGGATCCACCACCACCTACCCCAGGAATACCTGGCATTCCTGTGACAGACCTAGATGATGGAGAAACAGTCATAGTACCACCGCCACCTCCTCCGCCAGAGGACATTTATGCTGAAATCAACAGAAATCG GGGCAGTGAGAAGGGAAACTCTACTACAACCGCTGCGATCAGTCCAAAACAGAGCTTTTACAGAGATGCTGCGGAGATACAAATCATAGAGAgggaaaagttttga
- the LOC137405579 gene encoding uncharacterized protein isoform X1: MSEVTTEQTWGGLSAVELGCLIGGIALAIVVFIIVLTIIYVVATRSNNRKPSKNDDDNEKMVNMQTSRIVGGQSMQQVIVKSQPNGNMDKYTSPNDKLQTMDLETNTVRYDTATTSFTQDSQPLMVEAIDISKTTDEHEDADSGTGDSPTRTAVVIHSDGEDKDERESHSDEDAPEQEVVHHMGEDNSAYSSDEEQVPHYPMPPPPPVTDPPPPTPGIPGIPVTDLDDGETVIVPPPPPPPEDIYAEINRNRGSEKGNSTTTAAISPKQSFYRDAAEIQIIEREKF, translated from the exons ATGTCTGAAGTAACAACAGAACAGACATGGGGAGGCTTATCCGCTGTTG AGCTGGGATGTCTAATCGGAGGAATAGCTCTCGCCATTGTGGTATTTATTATAGTGCTAACCATAATCTACGTAGTTGCAACTAG GTCTAACAACCGCAAACCAAGCAAAAATGATGATGACAATGAAAAGATGGTGAACATGCAGACTTCAAGAATTGTTGGAGGACAATCAATGCAGCAGGTGATTGTAAAGAGTCAACCAAATGGTAACATGGATAAGTACACCAGCCCAAATGACAAGCTTCAAACAATGGATTTGGAAACTAACACAGTTCGATATGATACGG CAACCACCTCGTTTACACAGG ATTCTCAACCTCTGATGGTCGAGGCTATAGACATTAGCAAAACAACGGATGAGCATGAAG ATGCTGATAGTGGTACTGGGGATTCGCCAACGAGAACAGCTGTGGTTATCCACAGTGATGGTGAAGACAAGGATGAGCGAGAGAGCCACTCTGATGAAGACGCACCTGAACAAGAAGTTGTGCACCACATGGGAGAAGACAATTCCGCATATTCATCTGATGAG GAACAAGTACCACACTATCCTATGCCACCTCCACCGCCTGTCACGGATCCACCACCACCTACCCCAGGAATACCTGGCATTCCTGTGACAGACCTAGATGATGGAGAAACAGTCATAGTACCACCGCCACCTCCTCCGCCAGAGGACATTTATGCTGAAATCAACAGAAATCG GGGCAGTGAGAAGGGAAACTCTACTACAACCGCTGCGATCAGTCCAAAACAGAGCTTTTACAGAGATGCTGCGGAGATACAAATCATAGAGAgggaaaagttttga